One part of the Anaerolineales bacterium genome encodes these proteins:
- a CDS encoding alpha-ketoacid dehydrogenase subunit beta translates to MSTPNGNGRVITMGQAIKEALAEELRRDPTVYVMGEDVAEAGTAFKVLKGLVDEFGTDRVIDSPISEPGITGLGVGAAMTGMRPVVDIMFGDFSTLIMDQMVNQAAKIHYMSGGKLKVPMVLRTTMGATRRSAAQHSQSLHAWFSHVPGVKVVIPSTPYDAKGLLKTAIRDDNPVVFFEDKMMYQLKGEVPEEEYTIPLGVADIKREGSDITIVATSSMVQVSLAAADMLAEIGISAEVVDPRCTFPLDKEALINSAKKTSRAIVVDEGYERYGVTAEMASVIADGAFYYLDAPVKRMGAMDVPIPFSPVLEDLTVPTPDTVFEMAKTLCGAN, encoded by the coding sequence ATGTCTACGCCTAACGGCAACGGCCGTGTGATCACGATGGGCCAGGCCATCAAAGAGGCCCTGGCCGAAGAACTGCGCCGCGACCCGACGGTATACGTGATGGGCGAGGACGTGGCCGAAGCCGGCACCGCCTTCAAGGTGCTCAAGGGGCTGGTGGACGAGTTCGGGACGGACCGCGTGATCGATTCGCCCATCTCCGAGCCGGGCATTACCGGCTTGGGCGTAGGCGCGGCTATGACCGGCATGCGCCCGGTGGTGGATATCATGTTCGGAGATTTCAGCACCCTGATCATGGACCAGATGGTCAACCAAGCCGCTAAGATCCATTACATGTCGGGCGGCAAGCTCAAAGTGCCGATGGTGTTGCGCACCACGATGGGCGCTACGCGCCGCTCGGCGGCGCAGCACTCGCAGTCGCTGCATGCGTGGTTCAGCCATGTGCCGGGCGTTAAAGTGGTTATCCCATCGACCCCGTATGACGCCAAGGGCTTGCTCAAGACCGCCATCCGCGACGACAACCCGGTGGTGTTCTTTGAAGACAAGATGATGTACCAGCTCAAGGGCGAAGTGCCTGAAGAGGAATACACCATTCCGCTGGGCGTGGCTGATATCAAGCGCGAAGGCAGCGACATCACCATCGTGGCCACCAGCAGCATGGTGCAAGTCTCGCTGGCGGCGGCCGACATGCTGGCCGAGATCGGTATCAGCGCCGAGGTGGTTGACCCGCGTTGCACCTTCCCCCTGGACAAGGAGGCCTTGATCAACTCGGCCAAGAAGACCAGCCGCGCCATCGTGGTGGACGAAGGCTACGAGCGTTACGGCGTCACGGCCGAGATGGCTTCGGTGATCGCGGATGGCGCGTTCTATTATCTGGATGCTCCGGTGAAACGCATGGGCGCCATGGACGTGCCCATCCCGTTCTCGCCGGTGCTGGAAGACCTGACCGTGCCGACGCCCGACACGGTGTTCGAGATGGCCAAGACCCTGTGCGGCGCGAACTAG
- a CDS encoding aldehyde dehydrogenase family protein: MAEEIKRLRGSEARKATGGSSELGEYGALLNGQWVKTGDAIEVRSPYNDALVAVVHRAGPKEIEQAIADATRAFQVTRKLPSWKKAEMLMKVSEGILARREDLARTIALEAGKPIRTARLEVDRAAYTFQVAAEESKRHYGEIVPLDWLPGTENRVAHIHRVPLGPIAGIAPFNFPLNLVAHKVAPAMAAGNPIVLRPASATPVSALKLGEIIQEAGWPDGGYSVVTSATKDAAPLIEDPRIKLLTFTGSPAVGWSLKGKAGMKRVTLELGGNAGVIVHDDADVKYAAERVAWGGFSYAGQSCISVQRVYASAKIYEDFVDDLIPRVKALVVGDPLDEKTDVGPVIDSGAADRVEEWLAEAKAGGAEVLAGGKRDGNLVEPTVLASLKEDMNVSCQEVFGPLVGLFQYTDVNQAIHSVGASDFGLQAGIFTQDMNIVNKAFEEIEVGGLMVNDVSTFRIDHMPYGGVKQSGFGREGLRYAIEEMTELKLVTFNNRE, translated from the coding sequence ATGGCTGAAGAGATCAAACGTTTACGGGGCTCGGAGGCCCGCAAGGCGACCGGTGGCAGCTCCGAGTTGGGCGAGTATGGCGCGCTGCTGAACGGCCAGTGGGTCAAGACCGGCGATGCCATCGAAGTGCGCAGCCCGTACAACGACGCCCTCGTGGCCGTTGTGCACCGCGCCGGCCCCAAGGAGATCGAGCAGGCCATTGCGGATGCGACGCGTGCCTTCCAGGTGACGCGCAAGCTGCCCTCGTGGAAGAAGGCCGAAATGTTGATGAAGGTCAGCGAAGGTATTCTGGCGCGCCGCGAAGATCTGGCGCGCACAATCGCGCTCGAAGCTGGCAAACCGATCCGCACGGCTCGTTTGGAAGTCGACCGGGCCGCGTACACCTTCCAGGTGGCGGCCGAGGAATCCAAGCGGCACTATGGCGAAATTGTGCCGCTGGACTGGCTGCCGGGCACCGAGAATCGCGTGGCGCATATCCACCGCGTGCCGCTTGGCCCCATCGCTGGCATTGCCCCGTTCAACTTCCCGCTTAATCTGGTGGCGCACAAGGTGGCGCCAGCCATGGCGGCTGGAAACCCCATCGTATTGCGCCCGGCCAGCGCGACCCCTGTGAGCGCGCTCAAGCTGGGCGAGATCATCCAGGAGGCCGGCTGGCCGGATGGCGGCTATTCTGTCGTTACCTCGGCGACCAAGGACGCTGCGCCGCTGATCGAGGACCCGCGCATAAAGCTGCTCACCTTCACGGGCAGCCCGGCGGTGGGTTGGAGCCTGAAGGGCAAGGCGGGCATGAAGCGCGTCACACTGGAGCTGGGCGGCAATGCCGGCGTCATCGTGCACGATGACGCCGACGTCAAGTACGCTGCCGAGCGCGTGGCGTGGGGTGGCTTTTCGTACGCGGGGCAATCCTGCATTTCGGTGCAGCGCGTATACGCCTCGGCCAAGATCTACGAAGACTTTGTGGATGACCTGATCCCGCGCGTCAAGGCGCTGGTGGTGGGTGACCCGCTGGATGAGAAGACAGACGTCGGCCCCGTGATCGACAGCGGGGCGGCCGACCGCGTCGAGGAATGGCTGGCGGAGGCCAAGGCGGGTGGCGCCGAAGTGCTGGCGGGCGGCAAGCGAGACGGCAACCTTGTGGAACCGACCGTGCTGGCCTCGCTAAAGGAAGACATGAACGTCTCGTGCCAGGAAGTGTTTGGCCCGTTGGTGGGCTTGTTCCAGTACACCGACGTCAATCAAGCCATCCATTCGGTGGGTGCGTCTGATTTTGGTTTGCAGGCGGGCATCTTTACGCAGGACATGAACATCGTCAACAAGGCCTTCGAGGAAATCGAAGTGGGCGGCCTGATGGTCAACGACGTCTCGACCTTTCGCATTGACCATATGCCGTATGGAGGCGTGAAACAGTCTGGTTTTGGCCGCGAAGGGCTGCGCTATGCCATCGAGGAGATGACTGAGCTCAAGCTGGTGACGTTTAACAATCGCGAATAA
- a CDS encoding 2-oxo acid dehydrogenase subunit E2, translating to MPALGMAQETGKLLAWFKQEGDTIAKGEPLMEIETDKVTVSIDATESGVLANIVASAGQDIPVGHAIALILAEGEQAPPREELLAALKAAAAPAASAPAAAPRPATAGRPAPAVRQQAAPAAGYAPVGAVVVNASPIALRIAAEHGVDLAQVRPSGGRISKDDVREYLRTRGAGPAGGFAPIVRGAGEKVLASPKAKRLAQEMGIDLALLRGSGPEGAVLAIDVLNGDVPVAAAQPAHEPAGPPLSSLWKVMAEHVTESWQDIPHFVLSREVDATNMMAARKAAQAAAGETKITFTDLLVKYCAAALAQHPNVNATWRSRTIWPNEHINIGLAVGVEDGLVAPVVADADKLSLQDVALRRAELVQKANSRSLLPADIQGGTFTISNLGMYAIDSFTAIVNAPNAAILAVGRIVERVVPVDGQPAIRPMLALTLSCDHRVLDGLRGAQFLDTLAGLIEAAELKE from the coding sequence ATGCCCGCGCTGGGAATGGCGCAAGAGACCGGCAAGCTGCTCGCCTGGTTCAAGCAGGAAGGCGACACAATTGCCAAGGGCGAACCCTTGATGGAGATCGAAACCGATAAGGTGACGGTTTCGATCGACGCAACCGAAAGCGGCGTGCTGGCCAATATTGTTGCCAGCGCCGGGCAGGATATTCCCGTTGGGCATGCGATAGCGCTGATCCTGGCGGAGGGTGAGCAAGCCCCGCCCCGTGAAGAGCTGCTGGCGGCGCTCAAAGCTGCTGCGGCCCCGGCCGCCAGTGCGCCCGCAGCTGCCCCGCGGCCAGCAACTGCTGGCCGACCGGCGCCAGCAGTCAGGCAACAAGCCGCGCCTGCGGCCGGCTACGCTCCCGTGGGCGCAGTGGTGGTGAACGCCAGCCCGATCGCGCTGCGCATCGCCGCTGAGCACGGCGTGGACCTGGCGCAGGTGCGCCCGTCGGGCGGGCGCATCAGCAAGGATGATGTGCGTGAGTACCTGCGCACACGTGGCGCTGGCCCGGCTGGCGGTTTTGCGCCGATAGTGCGCGGGGCGGGCGAGAAGGTGCTCGCTTCGCCCAAAGCCAAACGGCTGGCGCAGGAGATGGGTATTGACCTGGCGCTATTGCGCGGCAGCGGCCCCGAAGGGGCCGTGCTGGCGATCGATGTTTTGAACGGCGACGTGCCAGTTGCTGCGGCGCAGCCAGCGCACGAGCCAGCTGGCCCACCGCTGAGCAGCCTATGGAAAGTGATGGCTGAGCACGTCACCGAAAGCTGGCAGGACATCCCCCATTTTGTATTGAGCCGTGAAGTGGACGCCACCAACATGATGGCGGCGCGCAAGGCGGCGCAGGCCGCGGCGGGCGAAACCAAGATCACCTTCACTGACCTGCTGGTCAAATATTGTGCGGCGGCGCTGGCGCAGCACCCGAATGTCAACGCCACCTGGCGCAGTCGCACCATCTGGCCCAACGAGCACATCAATATTGGGCTGGCGGTGGGTGTGGAAGACGGCCTGGTGGCGCCAGTGGTGGCAGATGCAGACAAGCTGAGCCTGCAAGACGTGGCCTTACGCCGTGCTGAGCTGGTGCAGAAAGCCAATAGCAGATCGCTGCTGCCCGCCGATATTCAGGGCGGCACGTTTACGATAAGCAATCTGGGCATGTACGCCATCGATAGCTTCACCGCCATCGTCAATGCGCCCAACGCCGCCATTCTGGCGGTTGGGCGCATTGTGGAGCGAGTAGTGCCGGTGGACGGCCAGCCGGCCATCCGGCCGATGCTGGCGCTGACGCTCTCGTGCGATCACCGCGTGCTGGATGGTTTGCGCGGGGCACAATTCTTGGACACACTGGCCGGGCTGATTGAAGCCGCGGAGCTTAAGGAGTAA
- a CDS encoding cupin domain-containing protein encodes MHSTTSLHNLPGGVPAGYKDKSDGFSRQTYVDHTMGSVHMGTGISQLEAGGHISHHLHAFEESFYILEGSLLCQIGEAVYELGPGHYGLIPTGAPHAWQNKGSVAARWVEMQAPQPRPDGSDTFFVDGELAASGQAPDPARAAEMMVGHFDEGQLPKPGEPGQMEGFNATTGVAIKMFVDRSSGATHQSLFLIQYQPGAKIDAHDHTFEESYYIVSGRVKATADGQTYELGPGDSIWTSVGCIHSFEQVGDEPVRWIETQAPLPPAKEAFRFERDWSGKYAG; translated from the coding sequence ATGCATAGCACCACCAGCCTACACAATTTGCCCGGCGGGGTGCCCGCAGGGTACAAGGATAAGAGCGACGGCTTTTCGCGCCAGACCTATGTTGACCATACCATGGGCTCAGTCCATATGGGCACTGGTATCAGCCAGCTGGAAGCGGGCGGCCACATCAGCCATCACCTGCACGCGTTCGAGGAAAGCTTCTATATCTTGGAGGGCAGCCTGCTCTGCCAGATCGGTGAGGCGGTTTACGAGTTGGGGCCGGGGCACTATGGCCTGATCCCCACGGGCGCGCCGCATGCCTGGCAGAACAAGGGCAGCGTGGCAGCGCGCTGGGTCGAAATGCAGGCACCGCAACCAAGACCGGATGGCAGCGATACATTCTTCGTAGATGGTGAGCTGGCCGCCAGCGGCCAGGCGCCAGACCCGGCGCGGGCCGCGGAGATGATGGTGGGCCACTTCGACGAAGGGCAGCTGCCCAAGCCCGGCGAGCCGGGGCAGATGGAAGGTTTCAATGCCACCACGGGTGTGGCGATCAAAATGTTCGTAGACCGCTCATCTGGGGCTACGCATCAATCCCTGTTTCTTATTCAGTATCAACCCGGCGCCAAGATCGATGCGCATGACCACACCTTCGAAGAGTCGTATTACATTGTCAGCGGGCGCGTGAAGGCGACCGCGGATGGCCAGACCTATGAACTCGGCCCGGGCGACTCGATCTGGACCAGCGTGGGTTGCATTCACAGCTTTGAGCAGGTGGGCGACGAGCCGGTGCGCTGGATCGAGACCCAAGCGCCGCTGCCGCCGGCTAAGGAAGCGTTTCGATTTGAAAGAGACTGGTCTGGCAAGTACGCCGGCTAG
- a CDS encoding amidohydrolase family protein, whose product MENRKLIKSAAVLSMDPQVGNQLNYDILIEGDKIVQVARGIYDAGAEEIDGSGMLAMPGFVDAHHHMWLGVLRNMGAEYMVSQQVFDGTRQATLADSFSPEDVYASTLASAINAIDAGITTVLDHANLPTADHLAANAKALAEAGLRTVLAAPANLGKAGLEELHASLPAERSRLALASSDPQTSSLADLQSEWELARSLSLRISAQVGMGTKPGDQLSELNKAKLLGPDLMFAHGNTLSDRDLSAIRDARAAVASAPAAEMMQGYGAPTVQRFLDAGLNPGLGIDTEIANRGDMFSQMRNAISMQHAMRFDKKLAGSIFADRMMTTRDIIQFVNVYGAQTLGMQDEIGTLTPGKQADIVLLRQHHINVMPVNDPIGAVVWAMDCSNIDSVMVAGKFLKRHGELLNCDLARLQALTGATRERVLGVAAPA is encoded by the coding sequence ATGGAAAACCGCAAGCTCATTAAGTCCGCCGCCGTGCTCAGCATGGACCCGCAGGTGGGCAACCAACTTAACTATGACATCCTGATCGAGGGCGACAAGATCGTTCAGGTGGCCCGCGGCATCTATGACGCCGGAGCCGAAGAGATCGACGGCTCCGGCATGCTGGCCATGCCCGGCTTTGTGGACGCCCACCATCACATGTGGCTGGGCGTGCTGCGCAACATGGGCGCCGAATATATGGTCAGCCAGCAAGTCTTCGACGGCACCAGGCAAGCCACCCTGGCGGACAGCTTCAGCCCTGAGGATGTCTACGCCAGCACGCTGGCCAGCGCCATCAACGCCATCGATGCCGGCATCACCACCGTGCTTGACCATGCCAACCTACCCACTGCCGATCACCTGGCCGCCAACGCCAAGGCGCTGGCCGAAGCCGGCCTGCGCACCGTGCTGGCCGCCCCCGCCAACCTGGGCAAGGCCGGGCTGGAAGAGTTACACGCCTCCCTGCCCGCCGAGCGCAGCCGGCTTGCCCTCGCCTCCTCTGACCCGCAAACCAGCAGCCTGGCCGATCTTCAATCCGAGTGGGAGTTGGCTCGCAGCCTGAGCTTGCGCATCTCGGCCCAAGTAGGCATGGGCACTAAACCGGGCGACCAGCTCAGTGAGCTCAACAAGGCCAAGCTGCTCGGGCCCGACCTGATGTTTGCCCATGGCAACACTCTTTCAGACCGCGATCTTAGCGCCATCCGAGACGCCCGCGCCGCAGTGGCCAGCGCTCCCGCCGCCGAGATGATGCAAGGCTATGGCGCACCCACCGTCCAGCGTTTCCTCGACGCAGGTCTCAACCCCGGCCTGGGCATCGACACCGAGATCGCCAACCGCGGCGATATGTTCAGCCAGATGCGCAATGCCATCTCCATGCAGCACGCCATGCGCTTTGACAAGAAGCTGGCCGGCAGCATCTTCGCCGACCGCATGATGACCACCCGCGACATTATTCAGTTCGTCAATGTATATGGCGCCCAGACCCTGGGCATGCAGGACGAGATCGGCACCCTGACCCCCGGCAAGCAGGCCGATATCGTCCTGCTGCGCCAGCACCATATCAATGTCATGCCCGTGAATGATCCCATCGGCGCGGTGGTGTGGGCTATGGACTGCAGCAACATCGACTCAGTGATGGTCGCCGGAAAGTTCCTCAAGCGCCACGGCGAGTTGCTCAACTGCGATCTCGCCAGGCTGCAAGCGCTCACCGGCGCCACGCGCGAGCGCGTCCTCGGCGTCGCCGCGCCGGCCTAG
- a CDS encoding NAD(P)-dependent oxidoreductase, whose translation MANVGFIGLGVMGSRMVTRLMAAGHTVTGYNRTKAKAQELLDAGMAWGDTPGAVTEASEIVFSIVSDTAALRQIAEGPDGVLTALAAGKTWVEMSTVSPAASRELAAKAAAAGSQMLDCPVSGSIATLEAGQLTMMVGGDEAAFKAVEPVLLAIGSKATYVGASGLAVSMKVATNLSVGVQVLALAESILLAEAAGIPRSTAIEVLTNSVIGSPLVKYKAPQLVTLPDVAWYPVDMMQKDIKLAQELGVELGVSLPTTETAQRVLAFAQEKGWGEKDFAILIEAVKHMGAK comes from the coding sequence ATGGCAAATGTTGGATTTATTGGCTTAGGGGTGATGGGCAGCCGCATGGTTACGCGGTTGATGGCCGCCGGCCACACCGTGACCGGCTACAACCGCACCAAGGCCAAGGCGCAAGAGCTCCTGGATGCGGGGATGGCCTGGGGCGACACGCCGGGGGCGGTGACCGAAGCCTCTGAGATCGTTTTCAGCATCGTCAGCGATACGGCCGCATTGCGCCAGATCGCTGAAGGGCCGGACGGCGTGCTGACCGCCCTGGCGGCGGGCAAGACCTGGGTGGAAATGAGCACGGTCAGCCCCGCGGCCAGCCGCGAACTGGCGGCCAAGGCCGCCGCGGCCGGGTCGCAGATGCTGGATTGCCCGGTCTCGGGCAGCATTGCTACACTGGAGGCTGGCCAGCTGACCATGATGGTGGGCGGCGACGAGGCTGCATTCAAGGCGGTAGAGCCGGTGCTGCTGGCAATCGGCTCCAAGGCCACCTATGTAGGCGCCAGCGGCCTGGCGGTTTCCATGAAGGTGGCGACGAATTTGAGCGTCGGCGTGCAGGTGCTGGCGCTGGCTGAGTCGATCCTGTTGGCTGAAGCGGCGGGCATTCCCCGCAGTACTGCCATCGAGGTGCTGACCAACAGCGTCATCGGCTCGCCGCTGGTGAAGTACAAGGCCCCGCAGTTGGTGACCCTGCCGGATGTGGCCTGGTACCCTGTGGATATGATGCAGAAAGACATCAAGCTGGCCCAGGAACTGGGGGTTGAGCTGGGAGTATCGCTGCCCACAACTGAAACGGCGCAGCGCGTGCTGGCCTTTGCCCAAGAGAAGGGCTGGGGCGAGAAAGACTTTGCGATCTTGATCGAAGCTGTCAAGCACATGGGAGCGAAGTAA
- a CDS encoding aminopeptidase P family protein has translation MDLRTYGTMGVDWEQRVDFDRLRTERLARIKAKLKESNIGALLCFDMNNIRYITNTTIGTWAIDKLGRFCLLPQDDEPINWDFGSAAKHHTLYAPWLGEGRSRAGISTLRGAMPPGAMRAEDVARKIRIELEERGLLNEPVGIDMVEPPVLFALQKEGINVVDGQQLLQDARVIKTQDEVTLLNMACMMVDAAYEELYRFMKPGVKESEAVALVNKVLYELGSEHVEGVNAISGERCSPHPHIFSDRVMRPGDPAFYDILHSYMGYRTCYYRTFAIGSASQAQVDAYKRCRYYLDAAIDAIRPGVTTADVVKLWPKAQEFGFPNEEACFALQYGHGVGLAIWEKPVFSRLVSFDSPQEIEEGMVFALETYWPASDGWSAARIEEQMVVTKTGVEVITRFPAEELMVAGKRYFTTNGWLSTTRDTQSHRNIDYSGVDYGGAGLPDESPNGAEERSAKKAKK, from the coding sequence ATGGATTTGCGAACGTACGGAACAATGGGTGTGGATTGGGAGCAACGTGTTGATTTCGACCGGTTGCGTACGGAGCGTCTGGCGCGCATCAAGGCCAAACTGAAAGAATCCAACATCGGAGCACTGCTGTGCTTCGACATGAACAATATCCGCTATATCACCAACACCACCATTGGCACCTGGGCGATCGACAAACTGGGTCGCTTCTGCCTGCTGCCGCAGGACGACGAGCCGATCAACTGGGACTTTGGCTCGGCGGCCAAGCACCACACTTTGTACGCGCCCTGGCTGGGCGAGGGACGGTCGCGGGCGGGCATCTCGACCCTGCGTGGCGCCATGCCGCCGGGGGCGATGCGGGCCGAGGACGTTGCGCGCAAGATTCGTATTGAGTTGGAAGAGCGCGGCCTGCTGAACGAGCCGGTCGGCATCGACATGGTGGAGCCGCCGGTGCTGTTCGCCCTGCAGAAGGAAGGCATCAACGTAGTGGATGGGCAGCAGTTGCTGCAGGATGCCCGTGTCATCAAGACCCAGGATGAAGTTACTTTGCTCAACATGGCCTGCATGATGGTGGATGCGGCCTACGAAGAGCTGTACCGCTTTATGAAGCCCGGCGTGAAGGAAAGCGAAGCCGTGGCCCTGGTCAACAAGGTGCTGTACGAATTGGGCTCGGAGCATGTGGAGGGCGTCAACGCCATCTCCGGCGAGCGCTGCAGCCCGCACCCGCATATTTTTAGTGACCGTGTGATGCGCCCGGGTGACCCGGCCTTCTACGATATTTTGCATTCCTACATGGGCTACCGCACCTGCTATTATCGCACCTTTGCGATCGGCTCAGCCTCGCAGGCCCAGGTGGATGCGTATAAACGCTGCCGCTATTACCTGGATGCAGCGATCGACGCCATTCGCCCTGGTGTGACCACGGCGGACGTGGTTAAGCTGTGGCCCAAGGCGCAGGAATTTGGCTTCCCCAACGAAGAAGCCTGCTTTGCATTGCAATACGGCCACGGTGTAGGCCTTGCGATCTGGGAGAAGCCGGTGTTCAGCCGCCTGGTGTCGTTCGACAGCCCGCAAGAGATCGAAGAGGGCATGGTGTTCGCGCTCGAAACCTATTGGCCCGCCAGCGACGGCTGGTCGGCGGCGCGCATTGAAGAGCAGATGGTGGTGACCAAGACAGGTGTGGAAGTGATCACACGCTTCCCGGCCGAGGAGTTGATGGTGGCAGGCAAGCGCTATTTCACCACCAATGGCTGGCTATCCACGACGCGTGACACACAGTCGCACCGCAACATTGACTACAGCGGTGTGGACTACGGCGGTGCGGGCTTGCCGGACGAAAGCCCCAACGGTGCGGAGGAACGCAGCGCCAAGAAAGCCAAGAAGTAA
- a CDS encoding cupin domain-containing protein: MSDLIEQNPSEIGRKLWAARQKHKMSLRDLARAAEISASMLSQIETGKAFPSVRSLYKIAAALGVSVDYFFPAEDDSNPSPMNGAVNSSELTASQMREALLTSETSEAVVSFPTTHKAPIVPAAARPTLELNSGITWARLTATAEQDTEFLEIQYAPGAESGKNMSSHTGREFGLVLEGQLMVELGFETYTLAAGDSIIFDSSTPHRLTNNGSAPMRALWVVLNPEQR; the protein is encoded by the coding sequence ATGTCTGACTTGATTGAACAAAATCCCAGCGAAATCGGCCGCAAGCTGTGGGCCGCCCGCCAAAAACACAAAATGAGCCTGCGCGATCTCGCTCGCGCCGCCGAGATCAGCGCCAGCATGCTGAGCCAGATCGAAACCGGCAAGGCCTTCCCCTCAGTGCGCTCTCTCTACAAGATCGCCGCTGCTCTGGGCGTTTCTGTGGATTACTTCTTCCCCGCCGAAGATGATAGCAATCCATCCCCGATGAACGGCGCGGTCAACAGCAGCGAGCTGACCGCCAGCCAGATGCGCGAAGCCCTGCTTACCAGCGAGACGAGCGAAGCGGTGGTTAGCTTCCCCACCACCCACAAGGCGCCCATCGTGCCCGCCGCCGCCCGCCCCACCCTGGAGCTCAACAGCGGCATCACTTGGGCGCGCCTCACCGCCACCGCCGAGCAGGATACCGAATTCCTCGAGATCCAGTACGCCCCCGGCGCTGAATCCGGCAAGAATATGTCCAGCCACACCGGCCGTGAGTTTGGCCTGGTGCTGGAGGGCCAGCTTATGGTCGAACTCGGCTTCGAAACCTATACCCTGGCCGCGGGCGACAGCATCATCTTCGACTCCAGCACGCCCCACCGCCTCACCAACAATGGCAGCGCCCCCATGCGCGCCCTCTGGGTCGTCCTCAACCCCGAACAACGCTAG
- a CDS encoding thiamine pyrophosphate-dependent dehydrogenase E1 component subunit alpha: protein MAKAKSTKAKSTKPAGKPAGTEDVEDLLQMYEQMVRIREFEDKVNELYTSAKMPGLAHLYIGEEAIAVGVCEALNGDDYITSTHRGHGHCIAKGAAVDIMFAELLGKAAGYCGGKGGSMHIADQANGNLGANAIVGGSAGIAAGAAFSAKRLGTGQVAVCFFGEGALGQGLLYETMNMAQLWKLPVIFVCENNMYNEYTHYNETAAGTLAGRAEAFGIHTEEIDGQDARVVNEAAKRLVERARKGEGPSFLICNTYRYHGHHVGDIDRAYYRPKEEELEWQQRDPITILADWIIGQKLSDQSVLDHIKADVKSEVARGAEFALNAPYPDPSEVDTNVYA, encoded by the coding sequence ATGGCGAAAGCAAAAAGCACCAAAGCCAAAAGCACCAAGCCTGCCGGCAAACCGGCGGGCACTGAGGATGTCGAAGACCTGCTGCAGATGTACGAGCAGATGGTGCGCATCCGTGAATTTGAAGACAAGGTGAATGAGCTGTACACCTCGGCCAAGATGCCGGGTTTGGCTCATCTGTATATTGGTGAAGAAGCCATCGCGGTGGGCGTGTGCGAAGCGCTGAACGGCGATGATTACATCACCAGCACACACCGCGGCCACGGCCACTGCATCGCCAAGGGCGCTGCGGTGGACATCATGTTCGCCGAGCTGCTGGGCAAGGCCGCCGGCTATTGCGGCGGCAAGGGCGGCTCGATGCACATCGCCGACCAGGCCAACGGCAACCTGGGCGCCAACGCCATCGTGGGCGGCAGCGCTGGCATCGCCGCCGGGGCCGCCTTCAGCGCCAAGCGGCTGGGCACCGGCCAGGTGGCGGTGTGCTTCTTCGGCGAAGGCGCGCTGGGGCAGGGCCTGCTGTACGAGACGATGAATATGGCCCAGCTCTGGAAGCTGCCGGTTATTTTTGTATGTGAGAACAACATGTACAACGAGTACACCCACTACAACGAGACCGCCGCCGGTACGCTGGCGGGGCGGGCGGAAGCTTTTGGCATCCACACCGAAGAGATCGACGGCCAGGACGCCCGCGTGGTGAACGAAGCGGCCAAGCGCCTGGTGGAGCGAGCGCGTAAGGGCGAGGGGCCTTCTTTCCTGATATGCAATACGTATCGATATCACGGCCATCATGTCGGCGACATTGACCGGGCCTACTACCGCCCGAAAGAAGAAGAGCTCGAATGGCAGCAGCGTGACCCAATCACCATTTTGGCGGATTGGATCATTGGCCAGAAGCTGTCAGACCAGAGTGTGCTCGACCACATCAAGGCGGATGTGAAGAGCGAAGTGGCGCGTGGCGCAGAGTTTGCGCTGAACGCGCCGTACCCGGACCCCAGCGAGGTGGATACGAATGTCTACGCCTAA